A genomic stretch from Flavobacterium humidisoli includes:
- a CDS encoding NAD(P)H-dependent flavin oxidoreductase produces the protein MNKITQLFNIKYPIIQGGMIWNSGYKLASAVSNAGGLGLIGAGSMYPEVLREHIQKCKKATDKPFGVNIPMLYPNIEEIMNIVVDEGVKIVFTSAGNPKTWTSFLKERGITVVHVVSSSVFALKAQDAGVDAVVAEGFEAGGHNGREETTTLTLIPMVKEKIQIPLIAAGGIATGRGMLAAMVLGADAVQVGSRFAASFESSAHNNFKDTIVNTKEGGTQLTLKELAPVRLIKNKFYQDVQDLYEKCPSKEELVQLLGRARAKKGMFEGDLDEGELEIGQVAGLIHEILPVEEIIQQMVTEFEVASKEKTTFEF, from the coding sequence ATGAATAAAATCACCCAACTCTTCAATATAAAATATCCAATCATTCAAGGTGGAATGATCTGGAATAGCGGTTACAAATTGGCTTCGGCTGTAAGTAATGCAGGAGGTTTAGGACTTATTGGCGCAGGTTCTATGTATCCAGAAGTTCTTAGAGAACACATTCAAAAATGTAAAAAAGCCACAGACAAACCTTTTGGTGTCAATATTCCGATGTTATATCCTAACATTGAGGAAATTATGAATATTGTGGTTGATGAAGGCGTTAAAATTGTTTTTACTTCTGCAGGAAATCCTAAAACTTGGACTTCCTTTTTGAAAGAAAGGGGGATTACAGTTGTTCACGTGGTAAGCAGCAGTGTTTTTGCTTTAAAAGCGCAAGATGCCGGTGTTGATGCTGTCGTGGCAGAAGGTTTTGAAGCGGGCGGACATAATGGACGCGAGGAAACTACTACTTTGACTTTGATTCCGATGGTGAAAGAAAAAATACAAATTCCCTTAATTGCAGCAGGCGGAATTGCAACAGGAAGAGGAATGCTGGCGGCAATGGTTTTGGGTGCAGATGCTGTTCAGGTCGGAAGCCGTTTTGCAGCATCTTTTGAATCTTCGGCACACAATAATTTTAAAGATACGATAGTTAATACTAAAGAAGGAGGTACACAACTGACTTTGAAAGAATTGGCACCCGTAAGATTAATAAAAAATAAGTTCTATCAGGATGTTCAGGATTTGTATGAAAAATGCCCTTCTAAAGAAGAATTGGTTCAGCTCTTAGGACGTGCAAGAGCCAAAAAAGGAATGTTTGAAGGAGATTTGGATGAGGGAGAATTGGAGATTGGACAGGTTGCAGGTCTGATTCATGAAATTTTGCCGGTTGAAGAAATTATTCAACAAATGGTAACCGAATTTGAAGTCGCATCCAAAGAAAAGACTACATTTGAGTTTTAA